A genomic stretch from Ovis canadensis isolate MfBH-ARS-UI-01 breed Bighorn chromosome 5, ARS-UI_OviCan_v2, whole genome shotgun sequence includes:
- the LOC138441573 gene encoding putative olfactory receptor 2W6, protein MERNNESSGGDFILLGFSDRPKLEMVLFFVNMIFYFLAVAGNSMIIFLSLVDPQPHTPMYFFLSNLSLLDLCYTTSSIPQMLVNLWGPYKTITYVGCVIQLFAFLSVGGIECILLSVMAYDRFAAVCKLLQYTTIMHPQLCLQLAAFAWLSGIANSILMSPLTMSLGRCGHRRINHFVCEMPAIIRISCVDTSRVEGLAFFLAIPIVLVPLTMILVSYGYIAAAVLRIQSAAGRQKAFNTCSSHMVVVSLFYSSIICMYMQPGNIASQDQGKFLTLFYCLVTPTLNPFIYTLRNKDVKWAMRKVLGKDRSPLDARGH, encoded by the coding sequence ATGGAGAGAAACAATGAGAGCTCTGGAGGAGATTTCATTTTGCTTGGGTTCTCTGACCGGCCAAAGCTGGAGATGGTCCTGTTTTTTGTCAACATGATCTTTTACTTTCTGGCTGTTGCTGGCAACTCCATGATCATCTTTCTCTCCCTGGTGGACCCTCAACCGCATACCCCTATGTACTTCTTTCTCAGCAACCTGTCTCTCCTGGATCTCTGCTACACAACCAGCAGCATTCCCCAGATGTTGGTCAACCTCTGGGGCCCATACAAAACCATCACCTATGTGGGTTGTGTCATCCAGCTCTTTGCGTTCCTCTCTGTGGGGGGCATTGAGTGCATTCTACTCTCtgtcatggcctatgaccgctttgCGGCTGTGTGCAAGCTGCTTCAGTACACGACCATCATGCACCCGCAGCTGTGCCTGCAGCTGGCAGCCTTCGCATGGCTTAGTGGGATTGCCAACTCCATCTTGATGTCCCCACTGACGATGTCCCTGGGGAGGTGTGGTCACCGCCGCATCAACCACTTTGTGTGTGAGATGCCTGCTATCATTCGAATCTCCTGTGTGGACACCAGTCGGGTTGAGGGCTTGGCTTTCTTCCTGGCCATTCCCATCGTTCTTGTGCCTCTCACAATGATACTTGTCTCCTACGGTTATATTGCAGCTGCGGTGCTGCGGATCCAGTCTGCAGCAGGGAGGCAAAAGGCCTTTAATACCTGCTCCTCCCACATGGTTGTGGTATCTCTTTTCTACAGCAGCATTATCTGCATGTATATGCAACCTGGGAATATAGCGAGCCAGGACCAGGGCAAGTTTCTCACCCTCTTCTACTGCCTAGTGACCCCCACTCTGAATCCCTTCATCTACACGCTGAGAAACAAGGATGTGAAGTGGGCCATGCGGAAGGTTCTTGGGAAAGACCGCAGCCCATTGGATGCAAGAGGGCACTGA